In the Euphorbia lathyris chromosome 5, ddEupLath1.1, whole genome shotgun sequence genome, one interval contains:
- the LOC136229275 gene encoding chromatin modification-related protein EAF1 B-like isoform X3, protein MNWIDVGTNGWGKLVAIKVGMHGCGSGSALLVNAEVDSMGGVVDGGVGIGIKTSPRRAAIERAQAELRQEYDVREERRRELDFLEKGGNPLDFKFGNAASVSVQSTSLTDHHTEHFVTSEAKGSFALTASPHGDSVESSGRPGAPLVCEPNSADNFDGENEILEGERKLKHPNRRSNVAPSQQSFQMDGTQIAKESEDSAIVRPYARRNRSRPNRDGARSSSTDIAQSSVGHGSFIKVHGALRNVKGSVPETNNQKERVIPSLSNPKSTTSNGDMASPIEIANTQSNVELDGNLAVDTTASPCKGGAPEDRLDALDTNILRENQCEKLSEIDAQKRSIDMASVECDQVLGKEQLVSAASDFTPGADVAKPENDIGSAELNGFIDMKRDANEGKNTNTPIGTKGLDSESSCTQNGLCLDANNESDLCTNGKNIDTNGLLLKPLSESDGMQNSVEAEMVNEKNDIKVTDSSVLIKEDKDSVHQNHSGIDSFLKVDGEMQRNSELNSEPKCSSNFRGVEKNDHAASHADKELCSVLGDDSNSKKETISTAGPKGCLDLPMQEPRETSLLEKNSSAVPDPQSCSGSQLLVSDKAHEDSILEEARIIEAKRKRIAELSVGVVPLQSRRKSQWDFVLEEMEWLANDFAQERLWKMTTAAQICHRVAFTSRLRVEEQNQCWKLKRVAYNLAKAVMQFWQSMEMLLNKDDQYTDLKSCKHDSKRFGADGIFKDKFEELDKEKCKEFEVQNLGKNLVSPIQGYAVRFLKCNSSVVPSLQAEAPSTPDRVADSGFIGISWEDQLTEESLFYAVPSGAMETYRISIESHLVQCEVKQQMKTGNSMQEEVDTSMYDPAAEFGYRENTYDEEEGETSTYYLHGALDGSRSTKHDQKRKKNLMKTNSLRSYELGVDSTYGHYAAASQQNNLIGKRPASNLHLGSIPTKRVRSAASRQRFISPFNAGATATPAKTDASSGDTSSFQDDQSTLHGGSQIQKSIEVESTGDFEKQLPYDSAETTTKPKKKKKAKNLGCAYDQGWQLDSTVHNEQRDHSKKRLESHHFDSNGTSGLLYGQHPAKKLKLMKQSMDGTLDNMAPMMGSIPSPAASQMSNMPSTSKMVKIVGNKDKGRKPKSLKVTAGQPGSGSPWLLSEDQALVVLVHDMGPNWELVSDAINSALQFKCMFRKPIECKERHKILMDKGAGDGADSADDSGSSQSYPSTLPGIPKGSARQLFQRLRGPMEEDTLKSHFEKIIMIGKKYHFRRTQNDNLDPKQIVAVHNSHLAALDQVPTSPNGGALTPLDLCDTTASSPETLPNGYPNSHATGLPLSNQSAVGSVLPTSGANSSLQPSPGVVLGSNSSPSGPLNAPVRDGRYSVPRTSLPVDEQQRLHYNQMLSNRNLQQSNLPVSGADRGVRMVPGNTVGMMPGINRSMSLPRPGFQGIASSSMLNSNSMLSSGMVGMPSPVSMQSGSSSGQGNSMMRSRDGLHMVRTGASGNNSEHQRQMMVPELQMQVSQGTSQGVPAFSGMSSSFANQTTPPAVQGYPGHSQQQHQMPPQQSHVMSNTHLQGANHSTGSPQQAYAIRLAKDRQMQQRLLQQQHQQQQQQFAASGVLMPHVTSQPQLPMSSSMQSSSQVQPQTSTQPVSLAPLAPTSPMTPVSVQQQQQKHTLPHHGINRNSQTVASGLTNQVGKQRPRQPQQHQQFQQSGRVHPQQRQHSQSPQQAKVLKGMGRGNVVVHQNLGIDHSHLNGLSVPPSNQSAEKGEHIIHMMQGKGLYSGTGLSAVQPSKPLATQSSNHSQPPSKLFSASAPPPSKQMQQMPSHSDNSMQGQVSSVSGHTLSAAHQALPPAIIASNHQQMQPTPQIHQKQSGQPAIQRILQQNRQLNSDLQNKSQTDPGHVEKPVIAPKVPQMVTNTVTSASQGCNDSTNKLPNVTTATSQWKHSETPSDTVMENPASQVSSVGSAPLTNMAGNEPVASVNSGSGQRKLSGGMPQHGSAGAQRQQQQQPQQSTPPPSQPSSQPLFQTQEQQLPEQQSPRQQLPPQQKLPHLQSAQGTLYIRPTNSQLE, encoded by the exons ATGAATTGGATAGACGTCGGAACCAATGGGTGGGGAAAACTTGTAGCTATTAAGGTGGGAATGCATGGATGTGGTTCGGGATCTGCTCTCCTAGTAAATGCTGAGGTTGATTCCATGGGAGGGGTTGTTGACGGTGGAGTTGGAATTGGAATCAAAACCTCTCCACGCCGAGCAGCTATTGAGAGAGCTCAAGCAGAGCTCAG ACAGGAGTATGATGTTCGTGAGGAAAGGAGACGAGAACTAGATTTTCTTGAGAAA GGTGGAAATCCATTAGATTTTAAGTTTGGGAATGCAGCTTCAGTTAGTGTCCAGTCTACTTCTCTGACTGATCATCATACTGAACATTTTGTCACTAG TGAAGCAAAAGGTAGTTTCGCACTGACTGCTTCACCTCATGGAGACTCTGTGGAAAGTAGTGGGAGACCAGGGGCTCCTCTAGTATGTGAACCTAATAGTGCTGATAATTTTGACGGTGAAAATGAGATTCTTGAAGGTGAAAGGAAACTTAAACATCCTAATAGGAGAAGTAATGTTGCTCCATCACAACAGTCTTTCCAGATGGATGGGACTCAGATTGCCAAGGAATCAGAAGATTCTGCTATTGTTCGACCATATGCTCGAAGGAATAGGTCCAGGCCAAATCGTGATGGTGCTCGATCCAGCTCAACTGATATAGCTCAGAGTTCTGTTGGTCATGGATCTTTCATAAAGGTTCATGGGGCTTTGAGGAATGTGAAAGGATCAGTACCTGAAACAAACAATCAGAAGGAGCGGGTCATTCCTTCTCTTTCAAATCCAAAGTCTACTACATCGAATGGTGATATGGCTTCTCCAATTGAAATTGCAAATACTCAGTCAAACGTGGAGCTGGATGGTAATCTGGCCGTGGATACAACAGCCAGCCCATGTAAGGGTGGTGCCCCTGAAGACAGGTTGGATGCCTTAGATACTAACATTTTAAGGGAAAACCAGTGCGAAAAACTTTCAGAAATTGATGCTCAGAAAAGATCCATTGACATGGCTTCTGTGGAGTGCGACCAAGTTTTAGGAAAAGAACAGTTAGTTTCAGCTGCTTCTGATTTTACTCCTGGTGCAGATGTGGCCAAACCTGAGAATGATATTGGTTCAGCTGAATTAAATGGTTTCATTGACATGAAAAGAGATGCCAATGAAGGGAAAAACACCAACACCCCTATAGGAACAAAGGGGTTAGATTCAGAATCCTCTTGCACCCAAAATGGTCTATGCTTAGATGCAAATAATGAGAGTGATTTGTGTACTAATGGCAAAAATATTGATACTAATGGACTTCTTTTAAAGCCGCTGTCAGAGTCTGATGGAATGCAAAATTCAGTGGAAGCTGAGATGGTAAATGAAAAGAATGATATCAAGGTCACAGACAGCAGTGTTCTTATCAAGGAAGATAAAGATTCTGTGCATCAAAACCACTCTGGCATTGATTCTTTCCTCAAAGTGGATGGAGAAATGCAGAGAAATTCTGAATTAAACAGTGAGCCGAAATGTTCTTCTAACTTCAGAGGAGTAGAGAAGAATGACCATGCTGCATCTCATGCTGACAAAGAATTGTGTAGTGTGTTAGGTGAtgattcaaattctaaaaaagAAACTATCAGTACTGCTGGGCCCAAGGGCTGCTTAGATTTACCTATGCAAGAGCCACGTGAAACTAGTTTGCTAGAGAAAAACTCTTCTGCTGTTCCCGACCCTCAATCTTGTTCTGGTAGTCAGTTGTTAGTTTCAGACAAGGCCCATGAAGATTCTATCTTGGAAGAGGCACGGATTATTGAG GCTAAACGTAAGAGGATTGCTGAGTTATCTGTAGGAGTTGTGCCCTTGCAGAGTCGCCGAAAATCTCAGTGGGATTTTGTGCTTGAAGAAATGGAATGGTTGGCAAATGATTTCGCACAG GAGCGTCTTTGGAAAATGACAACTGCTGCTCAAATTTGTCACCGCGTAGCTTTTACCTCTCGGTTAAGAGTTGAGGAACAGAATCAATGCTGGAAGCTTAAAAGAGTTGCTTATAATTTGGCAAAGGCTGTGATGCAGTTCTGGCAATCAATGGAGATGCTTTTAAATAAGGATGATCAGTACACCGATCTGAAAAGCTGCAAACATGATTCAAAGAGGTTTGGTGCAGATGGAATTTTCAAGGACAAGTTTGAAGAACTTGATAAG GAGAAGTGCAAAGAATTTGAGGTGCAAAATCTGGGGAAAAATCTTGTATCCCCAATTCAGGGATATGCAGTTAGATTTTTGAAATGCAACAGCTCTGTTGTTCCTTCCCTTCAGGCAGAAGCACCATCTACTCCTGATAGAGTAGCTGATTCAGGCTTTATTGGGATCTCATGGGAAGATCAACTTACTGAA GAAAGCCTATTCTATGCAGTTCCCTCAGGTGCCATGGAAACTTACAGAATCTCCATTGAGTCTCATTTGGTACAGTGTGAGGTAAAGCAACAAATG AAGACAGGCAACAGCATGCAAGAGGAAGTAGACACCTCTATGTATGATCCTGCAGCAG AGTTTGGATATCGGGAGAACACATATgatgaggaggaaggagaaACGAGCACATATTATTTGCATGGAGCTTTGGATGGTAGCAGGTCAACAAAACATGatcagaagaggaagaagaacctaATGAAAACAAATTCTTTGAGATCATATGAATTAGGAGTGGATTCGACTTATGGACACTATGCAGCAGCATCTCAACAGAATAATTTGATTGGAAAAAGGCCTGCAAGTAATCTTCATCTTGGTTCAATTCCAACAAAACGTGTTCGCAGTGCTGCGTCCAGGCAGAGGTTCATAAGTCCTTTTAATGCTGGAGCCACAGCGACTCCAGCAAAGACAGATGCTTCAAGTGGAGATACTAGTTCTTTTCAGGATGACCAGAGTACTTTGCATGGTGGATCCCAAATCCAGAAGAGCATTGAGGTTGAATCTACTGGGGACTTCGAAAAACAGTTACCATATGACAGTGCTGAGACAACAACAAaaccaaagaaaaagaagaaggctAAAAACCTG GGTTGTGCTTATGATCAGGGTTGGCAGCTGGATTCCACTGTTCACAATGAACAG AGGGATCATTCAAAAAAGAGACTGGAAAGTCATCATTTTGACTCTAATGGAACTAGTG GCTTATTATACGGACAACACCCTGCAAAGAAGCTGAAACTAATGAAACAATCAATGGATGGTACTTTGGACAATATGGCCCCAATGATGGGGTCTATTCCTTCTCCTGCAGCTTCCCAAATGAGTAATATGCCCAGCACTAGTAAAATGGTGAAAATTGTTGGTAATAAGGATAAGGGCAGAAAACCTAAATCATTGAAG GTGACTGCTGGGCAGCCAGGTTCTGGAAGTCCATGGTTACTTTCTGAAGACCAG GCACTTGTTGTCCTTGTACATGATATGGGTCCTAACTGGGAGCTTGTAAGTGATGCCATTAACAGCGCCCTTCAATTTAAG TGTATGTTTCGCAAGCCTATAGAATGCAAAGAACGACACAAAATTCTAATGGATAAGGGTGCTGGTGATGGGGCTGATAGTGCTGATGATTCAGGATCTTCCCAATCTTATCCATCAACTTTGCCTGGCATCCCAAAG GGCAGTGCCAGACAGTTATTTCAACGTTTGCGAGGGCCTATGGAAGAAGATACTCTCAAGTCTCATTTTGAAAAGATTATAATGATTGGGAAGAAGTATCACTTTAGAAGGACTCAG AATGATAACCTGGATCCTAAACAAATAGTTGCCGTTCACAATTCTCATCTTGCTGCTCTCGACCAAGTGCCCACAAGCCCAAATGGTGGTGCTTTGAC GCCTCTTGATCTCTGTGATACAACTGCATCAAGCCCAGAGACTCTTCCCAATGGGTATCCAAATTCTCATGCTACTGGTTTACCCTTGTCAAATCAAAGTGCTGTTGGATCCGTGCTTCCTACTTCTGGGGCAAACTCATCTCTGCAACCGTCTCCTGGCGTGGTTCTTGGCAGTAATTCATCACCATCCGGCCCACTTAATGCTCCTGTCAG GGATGGTAGATACAGTGTTCCAAGGACATCTTTACCAGTGGATGAGCAGCAAAGGTTACATTATAATCAAATGTTATCCAACAGAAACTTGCAGCAATCTAACTTGCCTGTTTCTGGGGCTGATCGGGGTGTTCGCATGGTTCCTGGAAACACCGTGGGCATGATGCCTGGTATCAACAGAAGCATGTCACTGCCAAGGCCAGGGTTTCAGGGGATTGCCTCATCATCAATGTTGAATTCTAATAGCATGCTTTCCTCTGGTATGGTTGGGATGCCAAGCCCTGTAAGTATGCAGTCTGGAAGTAGTTCTGGTCAAGGGAACTCAATGATGAGATCTCGTGATGGCTTGCATATGGTGCGG ACTGGAGCCAGTGGGAATAATTCGGAGCATCAAAGACAAATGATGGTGCCAGAACTTCAGATGCAGGTCTCACAAGGGACCAGCCAAGGAGTCCCTGCTTTTAGTGGCATGAGCTCATCATTTGCTAATCAGACAACGCCTCCAGCTGTACAAGGATATCCTGGTCATTCCCAGCAGCAGCATCAAATGCCTCCACAACAATCTCATGTGATGAGCAATACTCATCTTCAGGGCGCCAATCATTCTACAGGCTCACCGCAGCAAGCTTATGCAATCCGTTTGGCTAAAGATAGGCAGATGCAGCAGCGACTCCTTCAGCAGCAGCATCAGCAACAACAGCAGCAGTTTGCTGCATCTGGTGTCCTGATGCCACATGTCACATCACAGCCCCAACTCCCTATGTCATCTTCTATGCAAAGTAGTTCCCAGGTTCAACCACAAACTTCGACACAGCCAGTATCACTTGCCCCCTTAGCACCGACTTCGCCCATGACACCTGTTTCAGTTCAACAGCAACAGCAGAAACATACCTTGCCACATCATGGGATCAATCGGAACTCACAAACTGTTGCAAGTGGGTTAACCAATCAGGTGGGAAAGCAAAGGCCTCGACAGCCACAGCAGCATCAGCAGTTTCAACAATCTGGCCGGGTCCATCCTCAGCAGCGACAACATTCACAGTCTCCCCAGCAAGCTAAAGTTTTGAAGGGAATGGGAAGAGGGAATGTGGTGGTTCATCAGAACCTTGGCATTGATCATTCTCATTTAAACGGCCTTTCTGTACCTCCAAGTAACCAAAGTGCGGAGAAGGGTGAGCATATCATTCATATGATGCAAGGTAAAGGCTTATATTCCGGTACTGGATTGAGTGCAGTACAACCATCTAAACCATTGGCTACTCAATCCTCAAATCATTCTCAGCCACCTTCAAAGCTATTTTCTGCCTCAGCCCCTCCTCCTTCAAAACAAATGCAGCAGATGCCTTCTCATTCTGATAATAGCATGCAAGGTCAGGTTTCATCAGTATCTGGTCATACGTTATCGGCTGCTCATCAAGCTCTTCCACCAGCAATTATTGCCTCCAACCATCAGCAGATGCAGCCAACACCACAAATACATCAGAAGCAGTCTGGTCAACCAGCTATTCAGAGGATACTTCAGCAGAATCGTCAGTTGAATTCTGATCTGCAAAACAAGTCACAAACTGATCCGGGTCATGTAGAGAAACCTGTAATTGCTCCCAAAGTTCCCCAGATGGTCACAAATACAGTGACATCAGCGTCTCAAGGCTGTAATGATTCAACTAATAAGCTACCGAATGTTACTACTGCTACTTCACAGTGGAAACATTCGGAAACCCCTTCTGATACTGTGATGGAAAATCCAGCATCGCAAGTGAGTTCGGTTGGCAGTGCACCTCTTACAAATATGGCTGGAAATGAGCCAGTGGCATCAGTTAATTCGGGTTCAGGCCAGAGGAAGTTATCAGGAGGCATGCCTCAACATGGGAGTGCTGGAGCACAGAGGCAACAGCAGCAGCAGCCACAACAATCAACACCACCGCCGTCACAGCCCTCATCTCAGCCACTGTTCCAGACTCAAGAACAGCAGCTACCAGAACAACAATCACCACGACAACAGCTGCCACCACAACAGAAATTGCCGCATCTTCAGTCAGCGCAAGGCACTTTGTATATCAGGCCCACTAATTCTCAGCTGGAGTGA